In the genome of Mauremys mutica isolate MM-2020 ecotype Southern chromosome 8, ASM2049712v1, whole genome shotgun sequence, one region contains:
- the LOC123375983 gene encoding vitamin D3 hydroxylase-associated protein-like, with the protein MILDMLRQLLPEVEVDPRLLSALLGSSAAAILVLKWMRQRWMQKKIEEARRRRDLGLGQMEKAVQQFKQQNPGIQTSHILSLSLVQLTEKLKEGSLSPESVLYAYMDKALEVTREVNCLRHFIPECEEQLRAVRRRKEKGLLYGVPVSIKDHIGYKGHLSTCGFVQLLSKLGQEDSVMVKVLKRQGAIPFVLTNVPQSLFNYDCSNSIFGQTVNPLNHKKSPGGSSGGEGALIAGGGSVLGFGTDIGGSIRLPSSFCGLCGLKPTGNRLSLSGISGPIDGILSVTGAVGPMARDVDSLALCMRALLCDDMFCLDPTVPPLPFNEEVYSSSAPLQIGYYDTDGYFLLPPCMRRAVHETKEILQKAGHTLVPFAPPRPDYVMNELFVKGLFADGGSTLLGMFAGDPVDPGLKPQVNCYRIPTLVKKMLALTVRPLFPRLAGYLTALCGVRSEKLLWKQHAEVTAYRMEFIATWRKLKLDVVLCPVLGPAFTVGYPGKLFAAVSSTMLYNVLNFPAGVVPVTTVTEADEEDLKHYTGHYGDPWDRTLRQAVEGAVGLPVAVQCVALPWQEELCLRFMKEVETLARERKRRKV; encoded by the exons ATGATCCTAGATATGCTGAGGCAGCTGCTACCTGAGGTGGAGGTGGATCCTCGCCTACTCTCAGCCCTGCTTGGTAGCTCAGCTGCAGCTATCTTGGTACTGAAATGGATGAGGCAGAGATGGATGCAGAAGAAGATAGAAGAGGCGAGGAGAAGGAGAGATCTGGGTTTGGGGCAAATGGAAAAGGCTGTTCAGCAATTTAAACAGCAG AACCCAGGGATACAGACCAGTCACATCCTCTCCCTGTCGCTTGTGCAGCTGACTGAGAAACTGAAGGAAGGTTCCCTCTCTCCAGAGAGCGTCCTCTACGCATACATGGACAAG GCCTTGGAGGTGACGCGGGAGGTGAACTGCCTGAGACATTTTATTCCGGAGTGTGAGGAGCAGCTACGGGCAGTGCGAAGGCGGAAGGAGAAAGGGTTATTGTATGGCGTTCCCGTCAGCATCAAGGATCACATTGGCTACAAG GGCCATCTCTCCACCTGCGGCTTTGTACAGCTCCTCAGCAAACTGGGGCAAGAGGACAGCGTGATGGTCAAGGTCTTGAAGAGACAGGGGGCCATTCCGTTTGTACTAACCAATGTCCCACAGTCCTTATTCAA CTACGACTGCAGCAACTCGATCTTCGGCCAGACGGTGAATCCGCTGAACCACAAGAaaagccccggcggctcctccggaggggagggggcgctgaTCGCCGGAGGAGGGTCCGTCCTGGGCTTTGGGACAGATATAGGTGGGAGCATCCGCCTGCCGTCCAGCTTCTGCGGGCTGTGCGGGCTCAAGCCGACGGGCAACAGGCTGAG TCTCTCTGGAATTAGCGGCCCTATTGATGGGATCCTATCAG TTACAGGAGCAGTAGGACCAATGGCGAGGGACGTGGACAGCCTGGCTCTGTGCATGAGAGCGCTCCTGTGTGACGACATGTTCTGCCTGGACCCCACCGTGCCACCCCTGCCCTTCAACGAGGAG GTGTactccagctctgcccctctTCAGATCGGGTACTATGACACAGACGGCTATTTCCTGCTACCTCCCTGCATGAGACGGGCTGTGCACGAAACCAAGGAGATTCTCCAGAAAGCTGGACACACA CTGGTGCCCTTTGCTCCTCCTCGGCCTGACTACGTCATGAATGAGCTTTTTGTGAAAGGCCTTTTTGCTGATGGAGGCTCCACTTTACTGGGCATGTT TGCAGGGGACCCTGTGGATCCAGGCTTGAAACCCCAGGTGAATTGCTACAGGATTCCAACGCTGGTGAAGAAAATGCTGGCTCTTACCGTTCGACCTCTG TTTCCACGCCTGGCGGGTTATTTGACTGCTCTGTGTGGAGTGAG GTCCGAGAAACTTCTGTGGAAGCAGCACGCTGAAGTGACG GCTTACCGCATGGAGTTCATCGCCACATGGAGGAAACTCAAGCTGGATGTCGTGCTGTGTCCAGTCCTAGGTCCTGCCTTCACAGTCGGCTATCCTGGGAAGTTATTCG ctgctgtttcCTCTACCATGTTGTACAATGTCTTAAACTTCCCTGCGGGGGTTGTGCCGGTCACCACTGTTACGGAGGCTGATGAGGAAGATCTGAAGCATTACACAGGGCACTACGGTGACCCCTGGGATAGGACACTGAGGCAG GCTGTGGAAGGAGCCGTGGGGCTGCCTGTCGCCGTTCAGTGCGTGGCTCTGCCATGGCAGGAGGAGCTGTGTCTGCGGTTCATGAAGGAAGTGGAGACGCTCGcccgagagaggaagaggagaaaagtGTGA